In one Lolium rigidum isolate FL_2022 chromosome 3, APGP_CSIRO_Lrig_0.1, whole genome shotgun sequence genomic region, the following are encoded:
- the LOC124697246 gene encoding ACT domain-containing protein ACR8-like, translating into MERYHPSEVYELFVRHMNTPRVVVDNGACETATLVQVHSARKHGVLLEAVAALSDHAVCVRKGYISSDDGRWFMDVFHVTDAAGRKVANTDHLLARLESALAAATSASPTCSSARDSPPAARLCLLELLGVDRPGLLSEVFAVLHDLRCGTVDARAWTHGGRVAALVFVRDEDTGAPIAEPARIRRIESRLRHVLRGGARGARTVLVDAGAVGSLDRRLHQLLNEDGEAGRRAPATQTPAVAVQEWGERGYSVVTVSCRDRPKLLFDVVCTLTDLDYVVYHGTFDTDADHAQQEFYIKRLDGRAISSEAERQRVIQCLQAAIERRTSEGVRLELRITDRRGLLAYVTRVFRENSLSVTHAEITTRDDMALNVFHVTDVAGRPADPKTIDEVIHGIGTDSLRVDEERWPRLCSTEGDDAGAGAGLFSLGSLVKKNLLKVGLIRSCS; encoded by the exons ATGGAGCGGTACCACCCCTCCGAGGTCTACGAGCTCTTCGTGCGCCACATGAACACCCCGAG GGTGGTGGTGGACAACGGCGCGTGCGAGACGGCGACGCTGGTGCAGGTGCACAGCGCGCGGAAGCACGGCGTGCTgctggaggcggtggcggcgctctCCGACCACGCCGTCTGCGTCCGCAAGGGCTACATCTCCTCCGACGACGGCCGCTGGTTCATGGACGTCTTCCACGTCACCGACGCCGCGGGACGCAAGGTCGCCAACACCGACCACCTCCTCGCGCGCCTCGAgtccgcgctcgccgccgccacctccgcatCACCAACCTGCTCGTCCGCGCGCGACTCGCCCCCAGCGGCCAGGCTCTGCCTGCTGGAGCTGCTCGGCGTGGACCGCCCGggcctcctctccgaggtcttcgCCGTGCTGCACGACCTGCGCTGCGGCACGGTGGACGCGCGCGCGTGGACGCACGGCGGCCGCGTGGCCGCGCTGGTGTTCGTGCGCGACGAGGACACGGGCGCGCCCATCGCCGAGCCGGCCCGGATCAGGCGCATCGAGTCGCGGCTCCGGCACGTGCtccgcggcggcgcgcgcggggccCGGACGGTCCTGGTCGACGCGGGGGCCGTCGGCAGCCTCGACCGGCGGCTCCACCAGCTGCTCAACGAGGACGGGGAGGCCGGCAGGCGCGCTCCCGCGACGCAAACTCCGGCGGTGGCCGTGCAGGAGTGGGGCGAGCGGGGGTACTCCGTGGTCACCGTCAGCTGCCGCGACCGGCCCAAGCTGCTCTTCGACGTCGTCTGCACGCTCACGGACTTGGATTACGTGGTGTACCACGGCACCTTCGACACCGACGCCGATCACGCGCAGCAG GAGTTCTACATCAAGCGCTTGGACGGCCGGGCAATCAGCTCGGAGGCGGAGAGGCAGCGAGTGATCCAATGCTTGCAAGCGGCGATCGAGAGGCGCACATCCGAG GGCGTGAGGCTGGAGCTGCGCATCACCGACCGGCGCGGGCTGCTCGCGTACGTGACGCGCGTCTTCCGGGAGAACAGCCTCTCGGTGACGCACGCCGAGATCACCACCAGGGACGACATGGCGCTCAACGTCTTCCACGTCACCGACGTCGCCGGCCGCCCCGCCGACCCCAAGACCATCGACGAGGTCATCCACGGGATCGGCACCGACAGCCTCCGCGTGGACGAGGAGCGGTGGCCGCGCCTCTGCTCCACGGAGGGGgacgacgccggcgccggcgctgggCTCTTCTcgctgggcagcctcgtcaagaaGAATCTCCTCAAAGTTGGCCTCATCAGATCCTGCTCGTGA